The Chryseobacterium sp. 52 genome includes a region encoding these proteins:
- a CDS encoding phosphopantetheine-binding protein, which translates to MKTSVFLEKLQEELEEDETLTIETKLKELESYDSISLLSVIAFVDEHFDKKIDTKHFKDIETISDLMNAIGKENFED; encoded by the coding sequence ATGAAGACATCCGTTTTTTTAGAAAAACTACAGGAAGAATTAGAAGAAGATGAAACGCTTACCATTGAAACGAAATTGAAGGAGCTTGAAAGCTATGACTCTATCAGTCTGCTTTCCGTAATTGCATTTGTTGATGAGCATTTTGATAAAAAAATTGATACAAAGCACTTTAAAGATATAGAGACTATTTCTGATTTGATGAATGCTATTGGTAAAGAAAACTTCGAGGATTAA
- a CDS encoding SDR family NAD(P)-dependent oxidoreductase: MNQFSLKDKTILITGASSGIGRSCSVECSKGGASLILIARNEEELAKTISMLAPDTKAQAIIADITHAENLEDLIAEKVSVLGKISGFIHCAGIEKTLPLKKHTPQLYADIFAVNVISGFEIAKILSLKKYKNENSSFVFISSVAGMVGEIGKAAYSASKGAVVSGARSLAMELSRSGIRVNSVSPAMVNTPILEKMFENIGEDAAEEVLKKHPLGIGQPEDVANACIFLLSDASKWITGSNLVVDGGYSAH, encoded by the coding sequence ATGAATCAGTTTTCTTTAAAAGATAAAACAATTCTTATTACAGGGGCTTCTTCCGGAATCGGGAGGAGCTGTTCTGTAGAATGCAGCAAGGGCGGAGCCAGTCTTATTCTTATCGCAAGAAACGAAGAAGAGCTGGCGAAAACAATATCTATGTTAGCTCCGGATACCAAAGCACAAGCTATTATTGCAGATATAACCCATGCTGAAAATCTTGAAGATCTAATTGCTGAAAAGGTATCTGTTTTAGGAAAGATCTCTGGATTCATCCATTGTGCTGGAATAGAAAAAACGCTTCCGCTGAAGAAGCATACTCCTCAGCTGTATGCCGATATTTTTGCGGTGAATGTGATCTCCGGTTTTGAAATAGCAAAGATTTTATCCCTTAAAAAATATAAAAACGAAAATTCTAGTTTTGTCTTTATTTCCTCAGTAGCAGGCATGGTGGGCGAAATAGGGAAGGCTGCCTATTCAGCAAGTAAAGGAGCCGTAGTTTCAGGAGCGCGTTCTCTTGCCATGGAACTTTCAAGAAGCGGTATCAGGGTCAATAGTGTGAGCCCTGCAATGGTGAATACCCCGATATTGGAAAAAATGTTTGAAAATATTGGTGAAGATGCAGCGGAAGAGGTTCTTAAAAAGCATCCGCTGGGAATCGGACAGCCGGAAGACGTAGCAAATGCTTGTATTTTCTTGCTTTCAGATGCTTCAAAATGGATAACCGGATCAAATCTGGTGGTAGACGGAGGATATTCCGCTCATTAA
- a CDS encoding ketoacyl-ACP synthase III, which yields MIKVSKIEYYLPEQILTNEDLEKEFPEWSSDRIHEKVGIRQRHISSDSETVLELAVRSSEKVFENYDRNKVDFILFCTQSPDYFLPTTACILQDRLGLRTNIGAIDFNLGCSGFVYGLAFAKGLIMSGIAKSILLITSETYTKHINPKDKANRSIFGDASASVIVEKDENAKEYQFCLGTDGKGAENLIVKKGAFRTDFELNPENDFEPENLYMNGPEIFNFTIENIPGLVKETLETNGLTMDDIDHFVFHQANSFMLNYLRKKTKIPAEKFYINMENTGNTVSATIPIALKNMMDQGILKEGDRVLMAGFGVGYSWGATVLDI from the coding sequence AATTCATGAGAAAGTAGGCATCAGACAGCGCCATATTTCTTCAGACAGCGAGACCGTACTGGAACTTGCTGTAAGGTCTTCAGAAAAAGTTTTCGAAAATTATGACCGGAATAAAGTAGATTTTATTCTCTTCTGCACGCAAAGCCCTGATTATTTTCTTCCTACCACCGCATGTATTCTTCAGGACAGACTGGGGTTAAGAACAAATATTGGAGCAATAGATTTTAATCTGGGATGCTCCGGTTTTGTATATGGACTGGCTTTTGCTAAAGGATTAATCATGTCCGGGATTGCAAAAAGTATTTTACTGATCACATCGGAAACATATACCAAGCATATCAATCCAAAAGATAAAGCCAACCGAAGTATATTCGGGGATGCTTCAGCTTCTGTGATTGTAGAAAAAGATGAAAATGCCAAAGAATATCAGTTCTGTCTGGGGACAGACGGAAAGGGAGCTGAGAATCTTATTGTAAAGAAAGGTGCTTTCAGAACAGATTTTGAACTTAATCCTGAAAATGATTTTGAGCCTGAAAATCTTTATATGAACGGCCCCGAAATTTTCAATTTTACCATTGAAAATATTCCAGGGCTGGTAAAAGAAACTTTGGAAACCAATGGTTTAACGATGGATGATATTGATCATTTTGTTTTTCACCAGGCCAATTCCTTTATGCTGAATTATTTAAGAAAAAAAACAAAAATACCGGCAGAAAAGTTCTATATTAACATGGAGAATACCGGAAATACAGTGTCTGCAACCATTCCGATTGCCTTGAAAAATATGATGGATCAAGGGATATTGAAAGAAGGAGACCGTGTGTTGATGGCCGGGTTTGGAGTAGGATATTCATGGGGAGCAACCGTATTAGATATATAA
- a CDS encoding glycosyltransferase gives MSAENQKIKVLFRHRSMEMGGVEKVILSILHNLDPEKFDITVCLNLNQGELRNEFPEHVNKIYFTDGKEDFSRNPLIHRLQLVRRRLKLSRALKDHTISDRLLGNKKFDIEIAPTYSAFSSVINSSNTSSKKIGWFHSEINVPTLQPLVPDILENFPQFDHMIYCSQKIKDLMHKYYPQLQYPGESVVINAIPIDEIKKKAQEKIEPLPEGPVFVSVGRLHNRKGYHKLIDAHKRLIDEGFQHSIIVVGSGEEMKNLTDQIRMNKVQDTFILSGNRMNPYPYVKNADFFILPSESEAWPLVIAEALILQKPIIATDTGDVGVMIKDRETGYLINYETDEMYSAMKTFLTDPELIAQIKKNLETIEDQFDNQKIFDTVEGILEDLHQKN, from the coding sequence ATGTCAGCAGAAAATCAGAAAATCAAAGTCCTTTTCAGGCACCGTTCCATGGAAATGGGTGGTGTAGAAAAAGTGATCCTCAGCATCCTCCATAATCTTGATCCTGAGAAATTTGACATTACGGTTTGCCTGAATCTGAACCAGGGTGAACTGAGAAATGAATTCCCGGAACATGTCAACAAAATCTATTTTACTGACGGAAAGGAAGATTTCTCCAGAAATCCTTTGATCCACAGGCTGCAGCTAGTCCGCCGGAGACTGAAATTGTCCCGGGCCCTGAAAGATCATACCATCTCAGACCGTCTTTTAGGAAATAAAAAGTTTGATATCGAGATTGCCCCTACGTATTCTGCCTTTTCATCGGTCATCAATTCCAGCAATACATCTTCCAAGAAAATAGGATGGTTTCACTCTGAAATTAACGTTCCAACGCTACAGCCTTTGGTTCCCGACATTCTTGAAAATTTTCCGCAATTTGACCATATGATCTATTGTTCACAGAAGATCAAGGATCTGATGCACAAATATTATCCGCAATTACAATATCCCGGTGAAAGTGTGGTGATTAATGCGATTCCTATTGACGAAATCAAAAAAAAGGCACAAGAAAAAATAGAACCTCTTCCTGAAGGCCCTGTTTTTGTTTCTGTGGGACGTCTTCATAACAGAAAAGGATATCACAAACTGATTGATGCCCACAAAAGGCTAATTGATGAAGGATTCCAACACAGCATTATCGTGGTGGGAAGCGGTGAAGAAATGAAAAACCTTACCGATCAGATCCGCATGAATAAAGTTCAGGATACTTTTATTTTAAGTGGGAACAGAATGAACCCTTATCCGTATGTCAAAAATGCAGATTTTTTCATTCTGCCTTCAGAATCTGAAGCATGGCCATTAGTCATTGCAGAAGCATTAATACTTCAGAAACCCATTATTGCTACTGATACAGGAGATGTGGGAGTGATGATCAAAGACAGGGAAACCGGCTACCTCATCAATTATGAAACTGACGAGATGTATTCAGCTATGAAAACTTTTCTAACAGATCCTGAGCTTATTGCCCAAATTAAGAAAAACCTGGAAACCATAGAAGACCAGTTTGACAATCAGAAAATATTTGATACCGTAGAGGGGATTCTTGAGGATCTTCACCAAAAAAATTAA